A single region of the Malus sylvestris chromosome 8, drMalSylv7.2, whole genome shotgun sequence genome encodes:
- the LOC126631154 gene encoding uncharacterized protein At2g29880-like: protein MGSNSGFGWDANTKRFVADDEVWEKYFRAYPDQRSICKKSCDDFEDLQIILGDATATGKQSLGLGEETDARTFVMEGGIEEDEQVGIENLFYDEENGGFVLNQNQASHQTSSFNQSSQFLPTQTTSLEIPPEITNRRKRNRTQY, encoded by the exons ATGGGAAGCAACTCTGGCTTTGGATGGGATGCAAACACAAAAAGATTTGTTGCTGATGACGAAGTTTGGGAAAAATACTTTAGG GCCTACCCAGACCAAAGAAGCATTTGTAAAAAATCTTGTGATGACTTTGAAGATTTGCAAATCATACTTGGGGATGCAACTGCTACTGGAAAACAGTCATTGGGATTGGGTGAGGAAACTGATGCAAGAACTTTTGTAATGGAAGGTGGAATAGAGGAAGATGAACAAGTTGGAATAGAGAACTTGTTTTACGATGAGGAAAATGGGGGCTTTGTACTAAATCAAAACCAAGCATCACACCAAACTTCATCATTCAATCAATCATCCCAATTCTTACCCACTCAGACCACTAGCTTAGAGATTCCCCCAGAAATCACCAATCGTAGGAAACGAAACAGAACCCAATACTAG